The following is a genomic window from Candidatus Zixiibacteriota bacterium.
CTACCTGGGCGAGATCGTGCGCGCCGGCATCCAGTCCGTGCCTCGCGGTCAGCTCGAGGCGGCGGCGGCGACCGGGCTCACCCGGGGCCAGGCGATGCGCTTCGTCATCCTGCCCCAGGCGCTGCGCAACATGATTCCGGCCCTGGTGACCCAGTTCATCGTGCTGCTCAAGGACACCTCGCTGGCCTCGATCATCGGGTACGTGGAGCTCACCAAGGCGGCGCAGATCGTCAACAACCGTGAGATCCGCCCGTTCGAGCTCTACCTGTTCATCGCGGCGGTGTACTGGTTGTCGAGCTACGGCATGTCGCGCTGCGCCCGCCTCCTGGAATCGCGGCTGCGGTGCTGAGCGGCGATCCTGAGCGCGCCGCCCCCAAAGAAAGGAACCCGGTGCTCTATCTGGAACGGACCCCCATCGACCGGATCCTGTCGATCGGCGAAATGATCGAGGCGGTCGAGGAAGCCCTGCGCGAGCTGGCGCGCGGGCGCGGCTTCGACTTGCCGCGCCGGCGCATCCACCACCCGAACCGCATGATCTTCGGCCTGCTGCCCGGGTCGGTGGGCGGTTTCATGGGCGCCTACCTGCAAACCGATCTCGACCGCCGGCTGCACCATGAGTCGATCATCCTCTACAGCGTCGAGACCGGCGAACCGTTGATCCTGTTTCAGGACTGCTCGATCAACGAGTTCAGGACCGCGGCTGCCGGAGCGATCGGCGCCAAGCATCTTGCCCGCGCCGCGGCGCGCCGGGCCGCGGTCTTCGGCAGCGCCACCCACGCCGCAATGCAGCTCAAGGCCGCGTGCGCCGTTCGCGAGCTGAAAGAAGTCAAGGTCTTCAGTCCGAACGAGAAGAGCCGGACCCGCTTCGCCGAGTCGATGGCCCGCGAGCTGGGGATCGCCGTCGTGCCGGCTGAGCATCCCGAGGAAGCGCTCGACGGCGCAGACCTCGTCATCACGGCGACCGATTCGCGCACGCCGGTATTCGACGGGCGCCGCCTGCCGGAGGGAACGCACGTGACCTCGATCGCCAACGGCGATGCGACCCGAACGCGGCGGGAGATCGACGACGCCACGATGCGCCGGGCCGATGCGATCTTCATCACGTCGAAGGAGACCGTGTGCGCGAACGAAAGCGACATTTTCCGCGCGGTCCGCGACGGCGTCCTCTCCTGGGATCGCGTCCGGGAGATCGGCGACCTCCTGCTGGGGAAGGCGCCCGGAAGACGCCACGACCGGGACATCACGCTCTACAAGCTTCAGGGGACCGGGATCATGGACGTGGCGGTCGGCGCCAGAGCCTACGAGAAGCTGAAGGACGGCGGTCCGGCGCGGCGGCTCTAGCCGCTCATCCCATGGTCGAGACACGCTCCGGTCGGATCTTGTACATCACCCGGACTTCGCCCGGCTGGCGGTATGGATAACGCTCTTTTCCCAGGTATTTCTTGGTGAGCGCGTCGATGTGATCGTCCGCTCCCTGCTCGGTGATCTCGGCGACTTCCCCCCGGACGGCCAGGTAACGGTAGGGATTGTCCGGGTCCTGGATGGACAGGGCAACCTTCTTGTTGCGGCGCATGTTTCTGTCCTTGACGCGTCCCTTCGCCGTGTTGACGCGCACGTACGTGCCGTCGAAGTCGACCCACACCGGAGTGACCTGCGGGCTTCCGTCCTTCATGATCGTGGCGAGATGGGCGAAGGCGGGCTTGGAAAACAGGTCTCGGAACTGATCGGGTATGCGGTCTGCCATGGTCTCTCCTTTCTCGCGAAATCTCCCGCAAGCTTACCGCAAAAAAAGGTTTTCGGAAGGTCGGCGCTTTTTTGCCGCGACCGAACGTGCTATACGACGTCTGGGTTCGCTCATTAACCGATCCACGGAGGTACGCGATGACATCGTTCGCTCGATGGGCTCTGGTGGCCGCCGCGCTCTCGTTCGCTTCGCTCGCGTCCGCGGCGAACGAGAAGATCAACACCTCTTACATTTCCATCACGCCGGGCTCTTCCACCGTGGTCTGGATCGCGAAGGAGGCGCGGCTGTTCGAGAAGCACGGCCTCGACGCGACGCCGATCTTCATCTCCGGCAGCATCCGCGGGATCCAGTCGATCCTGGCGGGAGAGATCCCTGTCGGCGAGGGCGGCGGGCCCGGTCTCACCAGCGCTCGCCTGGCCGGAGCGGACGTCGTCGCGATCGCCGGCAACGTGAACGTGCTGCCCTACTATCTCGTCGCGCATCCCTCCATCAAGAAGCCGGAGGACCTCAAGGGGAAGATCGGCGGCAACCACATCGCAGGCACCACTGCCGAGTTCGCACTGCGCGTCGGGCTGAAAAAGATGGGCCTCGACCCGGCGAAGGACGTGACGCTCAGAGTCATCGGCGGCACGATCGACCGCATGGTCGCGCTGCAGAAGGGGATCGTCCAGTTCACGGTGGCGACCGAAGCCGGGAAGGCGACGGCCGAAAAGCTGGGTTTCCCCACCTTGATCGACATGGCGAACCTGAAGATTCCGTTCCCCCAGAACGGCCTCTATACCACCGGCAGGCTCGTGCGAGAGCGTCCGGACCTGATTCGAAGGTACCTCCGCGCCTACGTCGAGGCGATCCATTTCTACAAGACGCGGAAGGAAGAAACTCTGAAGATCATGCGCAAGTACTCCCGGGTCGAGGATCGCAAGGTGCTGGAAGAAGCCTGGGACTGGCACGCGCGCTTCATCCCCGACGCCCCCTATCCTCCCGTGGAAGGCTACCAGCTGATTCTTCAGGAGACCGCGGCGAGTAACCCGAAAGCCGCTCAGGCCAATGCCAGGGACTTCGTCGACTCTCGCTTCGTAAAGGAGCTCGAAGAAAGCGGGTTCATCAAGTCGCTTTACCGGCGCTGACCGCCGGCTTCCGGGACCGCGCGCGCTCAATCCTCGGTAAACGCCTGGTTGGCGACGAAGACGGCAGCGTCTTCGGGGCTGAAGAAAACCAGCCTGACCTCGCGCACGGCCGGCTCGGCGCGCAAGAATTCCTCGATCGCGCGCGAAGAGACCTTTGCCGCCTCCTCCCGCGGATAGCCGTAGATGCCGGTCGAGATCGCCGGAAACGCCACGGTTTTGAGGCCGTGGTCGGCCGCCAGGCGGAGCGAGTTGCGGTAACAGGCCGCCAGCAGCTCCGCCTTGTCCTCTCCCCCGCGGCCGTACACCGGGCCGACCGTGTGAATGACGTGCTTCGCGGGCATCTTTCCCGCCGTCGTGATCACCGCCTGCCCGGTCGGCAAACCGTCGGGAAAACGGGTGCGCCGGATTTCCCTGCACTCGGCGAGGATTTCCGGTCCGCCGGCCCGATGAATGGCGCCGTCCACTCCGCCTCCGCCCATCAACGAGCTGTTGGCGGCGTTGACGATCGCGTCCACCGCCTCGCGCGTGATGTCGCCGACCTTGACCACCACGCGGCCTCCGAGAAACTTTCGAACCTCGCTCATGGCCCTCTCTCCCTCAACGCGGCCGCGGCAACGGACGCTCGCGCGCCGCGAGCTCCGATACGAGCAGCCCGTAGAGCAGCAGCAGCGGGGCGGCGCCCCAGCCGAAAACCCGATCGCGAACCAGCAAGCTCGGAACCAACGGCACGTAGAAAATCGGCAGCAGCGCCAGAAAGCCGAACCGGGCCGCCGGAGCTGTCATGCGGCCGGCGAGCGCCTCGCCCGAGACGATGCCGAGCGCGATCACCAGCGGCATGAGATCGTGGGAATAGAGATGGTAAGTGACGAGCGTCGTGGTGACGATGGCGAGCGCGAATCTGAGGTCGAAGCCCGGCTCGGCGGCGTCTCGCGTTCCCCGACAGAAAAAGAGGCATCCCCCGTAAAGCGCGAGCGACGACGCGGCAACGAGCGTGCCGCCGGAAAGCGCCGGAGCCGGCAGCGCGACCTCAAGCAGCCCTCGGATATTGGGCATGTTCCGCGGATTCACGATGTAACTGTAATCGTGCATCGAGCGGAGAATCGATAGAAGATCGAGCGCGCCCTGCCATCCGACCGCGGCAAGCGAGACGGCGGCGAGCACGGCGCCTGTTACGCCGAAGGCGGCCACCGTTTTCCAGCGGCGCTGAACCAGAAAAACGCCGGCAAACGGCAACACCAGCTGCGGCTTGTAGAGCCCGAGGGCGAGCAGAACTCCCGCGGCGGCGTCGCGCCCTCGCTTGAGGGCGGCGAAACAGGCAACCAGCAACGCGGTGGACAGAATCGAGTCCTGCCCCATCCTCAGCGCTTCCATGGTCGGAAAGAAGGCGGCGGTCAGGGCCGTGAACAGGAGCCGGTAACCCGGTTCGAGATGGGGAGACAGCCAAAACGCGATCGCGAGAAGCAGGACCACGTTGAACGCGGACCAGACCGCGTGCGCGACGGGATACGAAAGGCGGGCCAGCGGCAGAAAGATGGCCAGCTCATAGGGCGCGTGGTTGAAAGGCAGCGGCCATTCGAACTGCGGAACGTCGAACTTCCGCTGGTAGGCCTGCTGGGTTTCGACCTTGAAGAGCTCTGCGACCCGGCCGTCGTTCACGATTTCCGCTCCCGTGTAAAAGATCACGAAGTCCCCGTACCCGGCGGCCATGCGGTCCAGGTTGACCCAGAGGGTGGCGAGATTGGCCGTCAGCGACGCGCTCAGCAACCCCGCCAGCATCAGCCTGTAGAGCCTCATGACGCCCCCCCGGGGGCGAATCGAAGCAGCCGGGGAGGGACGGTGCGGGTTTCGGGCCGTCAGCCGAGCCATTGCCGTTCCTTCAGCCCGGAAAGGAGCTCCTCGAAGCCGTGGATCAGCAGGTCCGGCTTCGCCGCCGCCAGCGTCTCCGGGTCGTTGTAGGAGAACTCGTTGGCGAGGGCGATCGTCCGCACCTCCAGCTCGCTGTCGCCGACCTTGCAGCCGTCGGCGTTGGCGCCCGCCCGAACGTAGCTGGCGGTCCCGGTGAGCAGGAGGATCCGCAGCTTGGGAAGCCGGTGCTTGCGGAACAGATAGTACAGGCCTTGCTCCTTGGCATAGTAGGTCTGGTCGCGATCGACGATTTCCTCGAAGAAGGCGCCGATCCCGTGTTTTTCCATCGCCTCGTGCTTGAAGCGGCGCCCGCCGGTGGTGAGCAGGACGTTGCGCAGGCCGGCGGCTCTGGTCTGCTCGAGGGAGCGCTCGATGCCGGGAACCAGCGGCGGGGGCTCGACGTCGAAGCGGTGCCGGCGCGCGATCTCGAGCGCGTGCGTCCTGATTTCGAGCCTTTTGCGCTCGTTGAAGCGCACATCGGGGTCCCTGCGGTACTCCCTGGCGAAGATGTGCGGGATCAGGAAGAGGTCGAAAGGGCCGTCGGCGATTTTCCTCAACTGCTCGAACGTGAGCCGGGACATGCCGTAGCGCGGCAGGATCTCGTTGGCGATGGTGAAGACCCGCTGGATATCGGTCTCCACCGTATCGGACATCGTTCGAACCAGGAATATCTCGGCCGCCATCGGGCCCTCCCCGCGATCGTAATCGATCGTTCTCCGGCCGGCAAGCCGTTCAGACCCCAGGCTCCTCGAACGGCAGGCGGTATTTCCGCGCCGCGTTACAGCGCCTGCAGCTCGGAACCACGTTGCCCTTGGTCGATTTTCCCCCGCGGATGATCGGCACCAGGTGGTCCATGGTCAACTCCCTCGGCGGAAACTTCTTGCCGCAATGGTAGCAGACGCCGCGGGCCCGCTTGCGTTTCCACCACTGGCTGGCGCGAAGCTCCCGGGCCCGGCGCCGCTCGCGCCGCACCTCTTCTTCGGTCACCTCGACGAGGAACGACGACGGCTCCATGGATTGGCGACCCGCTAGCGGTACCAGCGCTTGAGCGACTTGAAATAGATGGAAAATCCGACCGCGATCACGAGGTAAAGGAGGCTTCGACCCGCCGCCCAGCCCTCGCCCCGGTTGAAGTACCGCGCCAGCTCCCAGGCGGAGAAAAACAAGAAGAAGACGGCGGCGCTGGCGATGAGGATACGATGAGCGGTAATGAGCTTCATCGCGGGCTTTGATTCCCTCCACATCATCATAGGCCGGATGTCCCTCCGGCTTCAAGAGAAGGAAAAACGTTTGCCGGCGGAGCCCCGCTGAGATACGATCGGCACCGGAGCGCAAGCGCTATGAACCGCGAACCGATTCGAACCGATAAGGCGCCCCCTGCCATCGGCCCTTACAGCCAGGGAATCAAAGCCAACGGCTTCATTTTCACGGCCGGTCAGATCGCCCTGAAGCCGGACACGGGGGCCCTGGTCGATGGAGACGTCACCGTCCAGACCCGCCAGGTCATGGAAAACCTCAAGGCGGTTCTCGAGGCAGCCGGCTCGTCGCTCGACCGGGTTGTCAAGACGACCGTGTACCTCAGGCGGATGAGCGACTTTGCGGCGATGAACCAGGTTTACCAGGAATATCTCGGAAACGCCGTCCCGGCCCGTTCCACTGTCGCGGTCGCGGAATTGCCGCGCGGCGCGCTGGTCGAAATCGACGTGATCGCTCTGACCGGATGAAATCCGTGTTTCCGGTTCCTGGTTCTTTCACCTGAACCGTTGACGCTCTTGATTCGACGCCGCGCGAAGCGGCGGCTCGAACGAGAAGCGTTCGTCGCTCACTGAAAGATCAGCCGGACCAGTGCCTCCAGGACCTCCCGCAACAAGCCCGACATGGCGACCTCGGTTTCCCGCCCGCGCGGGTAGGCGAACATTCCACCCGTACCGGTGACGACCCACGCGTTCGGATCGTCCGCGAGCCGGCCGAGCCTCTTTAAATCTACGTCCCTCGGAAGCTTCTTCTCCCGGATCTTCTCCTGCCAGCGCTTGTATCTGGAGAGCTGGCCGCGCTTGAGCCAGATGCCGTCGCATCTCAGGCAGCGCCGGAGCCGGAGATCCGGTCCGAGAAGCGGGTCCGCCGGAGATGCGAGCGGCGCCGTGCATCGCGGGCAGTAGAGATTCTCCCTGCGGGCGGGCCTCCGGCTGCGCAAGAGCTCGTGGTCGAGCGTTTCCAAGCGCTCGGCCTCTCCCGGCTGAACGGGAAAAAGCTCCCAGCGATCGCACCAGATCCCGCCGCAACTCGGACATTGATCGAGCTCGATGAGCGAGCCGGGATTGGCACGGGCGGTCACCGGGTTCATCGCAGCGTCGCACTCAGGACAACGGATCATTTCGCGCTTTCGCGAACACCGTCGACCGGCCGCGCCTGGGAAGCCCGCGGGATCCCCGCCATCCGGTAAAGCAGCTCGATGCGGTGCTCGATCGGCGGATGGGTGGCGAGCCAGTCGGCCAGCCGGCCTTCGCGCTCGCCCATCCGCCGCCGCAGCGGATCGACGAAAAACAGATGGGCGGTTCCGCGCGGCGCGCGGTGAAACGGCAGCCCCGCGTCGCGAATTTTTTCGAGCGCCTTCGCCAGGCCCAGCGGGTTGCGCGTGAATTCGGCCGCACAGGCGTCCGCGAGGTACTCCCGCCGCCGCGAGACCGCCATCGCGAGCAGCCGCGAGACCAGCGGCGAGATGGCGATCAACAGAAGCGCAGGAAGAGCGAAGACGAGCTTTATCCGGGCGCCGCGGCGCCGCGGCAGCGCTCCGGCGGTTCGCTGGGCCCAGTCCGAAAGCAGCGCTACGGCTCCCAGAAGCACCGCGACCAGCATCATGAGCAGCGTGTCGTTGTTCTTGATGTGCGCCATCTCGTGGGCGACCACGCCCTGAGTCTCCTCGCGGTTGAGCAGCGCCAGCAGGCCGGTGGTAGCGCAAACCGCCGCGGACCGCTCGTCCCGTCCCGTGGCGAAGGCGTTCGGTGCCGGATCGTAGATCACCCAGATTCCGGGCATCGGGCAGCCGGAGGCGAGCGCCATTTCCGTCACCACGTTACGAAGCTCGCGATGCTCGGGAACCACAGGATCCAACGGCTCCGCCCCGAGCGAGCGGAGGAGCAGCCGGTCGCCGAAGCGATACGCCCCCGCCGCGATCAGCCCCGAGCCGACCAGAGCGGCCGGCGCCGCCACGGGGAACGGCGGCCCCCCGCTCGTAAAGGCGCCGAAGTAGACGAAATCGATTGCGAGACCGCAAAGAGCGAAAAACGCGAGAAACGCCGCCACGAGGAGCACGCTGCCGCGGCGGTTGCGGGCTTGAACCTGGAGGAAATCTTGTGGCCCGATGTCCAGAGGATGGTCCGCTCAAGTCGGCAGGGTGAGATTGACGCGCGGCACCACCTTTTCGTCGTCGGGCACGTTGAAGAACTCGCTCGGGCGGAACCGGAAGAAGCTCGCCACCACGTTCGAGGGGAACACTTCCTGTTTGAGATTGAAGCGCATCACCAGATCGTTGTAGTACTGGCGCGCGAAAGCGAGCCGGTTCTCCGTGGTGGTCAGCTCTTCCTGCAGGCGGAGCACGTTCTCGTTCGACTTCAGCTCGGGATAGCTCTCCATCAATGCGAAGATCCTTCCCAGCGACTGCGTCAGATCGGACTGCGCCTGCGCGGTCTCCTTGACTCCGGTCGAGGCCATCGCCCGGCTCCTCGCCTCGATGACCTTTTCCAGGGTCTCCTGCTCGAAACTCATGTATCCCTTGACGCTCTCGACCAGATTGGGGATCAGGTCGTAGCGGCGCTTGAGCTGAACCTCGAGCTGCTTCCAGGCGTTCTGGATCTGATGTTGCAGGGCGACCAGGCCGTTGTAGGTCCAGATCACCCAACCGACCACGAGGAAGATCAGTCCCCAGAAGACCCAGCTCACGGCAGCGCTCCCGGGTCGTCGCGGATCAGGATCTCGGGCCTCACCGCCCGGATGCTCGGCGTGCCGGTCATGCAAAGCACGCGCTTCATCTCTTCCTCGAGAACGCTGAAGACCCTTTCCACGCCGGCCGCCCCGTACGCGCCGACGCCCCAGGCCACCGGGCGGCCCACCAGGGCGGCGCGAGCCCCGAGGGCGACCGCCTTGACGATGTCTCCGCCGCTTCGAATGCCGCTGTCGAACAGCACCGGCACCCTCGCCCCCACCGCCGACGCGACCTCCGGGAGCGCCTCCAGCGCGGAGCGATTGTAGTCCAGGATGCGGCCGCCGTGGTTCGAGACCACCACCGCGTCCGCGCCCGCCTCGACCGCGATGCGCGCGTCTTCCGCTCCCATGATCCCCTTGATCACCACGGGCAGCGAGACCTGGCGTTTCATCCATTCGATGTCCTTCGGCGTGGCCGGATGGCCCCGACGCGGCTTGCCGTCCTTCGTGGAAAGCGGCACCTCATCGCCGATCTTGACCGGGCGCACCGTGTCCATGGTGATGCCGACGGCCGAAAACCCGAGATCCTCGGCGAGCTTCGCCGACCTTCCCATCTCGTCACGGCCCCGGTTCATGTACGCCATGAAAACCAGCGGTGCCTTGGAGGCGGCGCGCCACTCCGCCGGGCCGAACTTGGCCGCCGCGCTGCAGAAGACCATCGCTCCCGCACGTTCGGCTCCCTCGGCCACGTGGCGCTCGGCGTCCTCGGCGATCAGGCTGAAGCTTCCCACCGGCGCGACGGCGGCCGGCATGGAAAGCCGGACTCCGAACAGCTCGATCGACAGATCGGGATCGGTCACGTCGTGGAAGATCCGCTGGCGGAAAAGATAACGCGCGAACGCGCGCGGATTTCGATGAAAAGTCGCGCGGCTCTCCGCCGCGCCGTCGAAGTGACGCCAGGCCTCGGCGGGCATCCTCGCCCGAGCGACGGCGCGAAGATCCCGCAGGCCCATGTGCGCCAACGGTTTCTCGACCGGCCGCATCAGTTCCCCGCGCTGACCTCCCACCAGTTTCGATCGGGGTCGCGGAGCAGGAACGCTGTCGCCGCGCCCTTGCGCTCGATGGCGCCCAGCTCGGTCAACCCCGTTCTGCTTCCGGCTTCCTCCAGCCGGCGATGGGCTTCCTCGAGCGCCTCAAGGGATTCGACGGCCACGGTGAAGCGAAAGTTCGGCGAAAAGGCCTGCCATTCCGGTCGCTCGGCGCAGACCACGTAGCAGCGGGTGGCCGGATGCTTGAGGTAGACCACGTGGTCGTTCGCCTGGTGCACCTCGAGACCCATCACGTCGCGGTAGAAGGCTCGCGCGGTCTCGATGCTGCGGCAGGCGAGCGTGCCGTGCGTGAAGCCCTGGGGAACATAGCCGCGTCCCGGGAAGCGTTCGGCGGGAAGGGGCTCGCTCCAGTGCGGCGCGCGCACGCCTCCGACCCGGTCCAGCAGGGAGGGCCGGCGCATCGCGGACTCGTAACACTCGATCTCCCAGCCGTTGGTCCCGGGCTCGACGAAATAGAGCGAGTAGGAGCCGTGGTTGTAGAGCGGCTTGCCCACCTGCTTGAGGCCGTATTTCTGCTTGTTGGCGTTGAGGTGTTCGTAAGCCGCGTCCACTTCCTCGTTGTGCGCGACACGCACCCCCCAGTGGTTGTGCATTGGTTTCGCCGGCGCGTCGTCGCCCGC
Proteins encoded in this region:
- a CDS encoding VOC family protein translates to MIRPIGICATHMECRSLKESVPVLTDLLAFEKIAEDPGEATLKHPNTDWLLVVHEAGDDAPAKPMHNHWGVRVAHNEEVDAAYEHLNANKQKYGLKQVGKPLYNHGSYSLYFVEPGTNGWEIECYESAMRRPSLLDRVGGVRAPHWSEPLPAERFPGRGYVPQGFTHGTLACRSIETARAFYRDVMGLEVHQANDHVVYLKHPATRCYVVCAERPEWQAFSPNFRFTVAVESLEALEEAHRRLEEAGSRTGLTELGAIERKGAATAFLLRDPDRNWWEVSAGN
- a CDS encoding M48 family metallopeptidase yields the protein MLLVAAFLAFFALCGLAIDFVYFGAFTSGGPPFPVAAPAALVGSGLIAAGAYRFGDRLLLRSLGAEPLDPVVPEHRELRNVVTEMALASGCPMPGIWVIYDPAPNAFATGRDERSAAVCATTGLLALLNREETQGVVAHEMAHIKNNDTLLMMLVAVLLGAVALLSDWAQRTAGALPRRRGARIKLVFALPALLLIAISPLVSRLLAMAVSRRREYLADACAAEFTRNPLGLAKALEKIRDAGLPFHRAPRGTAHLFFVDPLRRRMGEREGRLADWLATHPPIEHRIELLYRMAGIPRASQARPVDGVRESAK
- a CDS encoding alpha-hydroxy-acid oxidizing protein encodes the protein MRPVEKPLAHMGLRDLRAVARARMPAEAWRHFDGAAESRATFHRNPRAFARYLFRQRIFHDVTDPDLSIELFGVRLSMPAAVAPVGSFSLIAEDAERHVAEGAERAGAMVFCSAAAKFGPAEWRAASKAPLVFMAYMNRGRDEMGRSAKLAEDLGFSAVGITMDTVRPVKIGDEVPLSTKDGKPRRGHPATPKDIEWMKRQVSLPVVIKGIMGAEDARIAVEAGADAVVVSNHGGRILDYNRSALEALPEVASAVGARVPVLFDSGIRSGGDIVKAVALGARAALVGRPVAWGVGAYGAAGVERVFSVLEEEMKRVLCMTGTPSIRAVRPEILIRDDPGALP
- a CDS encoding amino acid ABC transporter permease is translated as MDLDVVVRNLDFLILQGFIGLGAFAGGTLRLALPAIGLGFALGVAIGTARLARSPWLRAVAAAYVEFFRGVPLVMVIFWFWFIAPQLLGRAIPEYGVALAAFVFFEAAYLGEIVRAGIQSVPRGQLEAAAATGLTRGQAMRFVILPQALRNMIPALVTQFIVLLKDTSLASIIGYVELTKAAQIVNNREIRPFELYLFIAAVYWLSSYGMSRCARLLESRLRC
- a CDS encoding ABC transporter substrate-binding protein; this translates as MTSFARWALVAAALSFASLASAANEKINTSYISITPGSSTVVWIAKEARLFEKHGLDATPIFISGSIRGIQSILAGEIPVGEGGGPGLTSARLAGADVVAIAGNVNVLPYYLVAHPSIKKPEDLKGKIGGNHIAGTTAEFALRVGLKKMGLDPAKDVTLRVIGGTIDRMVALQKGIVQFTVATEAGKATAEKLGFPTLIDMANLKIPFPQNGLYTTGRLVRERPDLIRRYLRAYVEAIHFYKTRKEETLKIMRKYSRVEDRKVLEEAWDWHARFIPDAPYPPVEGYQLILQETAASNPKAAQANARDFVDSRFVKELEESGFIKSLYRR
- a CDS encoding ornithine cyclodeaminase family protein produces the protein MLYLERTPIDRILSIGEMIEAVEEALRELARGRGFDLPRRRIHHPNRMIFGLLPGSVGGFMGAYLQTDLDRRLHHESIILYSVETGEPLILFQDCSINEFRTAAAGAIGAKHLARAAARRAAVFGSATHAAMQLKAACAVRELKEVKVFSPNEKSRTRFAESMARELGIAVVPAEHPEEALDGADLVITATDSRTPVFDGRRLPEGTHVTSIANGDATRTRREIDDATMRRADAIFITSKETVCANESDIFRAVRDGVLSWDRVREIGDLLLGKAPGRRHDRDITLYKLQGTGIMDVAVGARAYEKLKDGGPARRL
- a CDS encoding RidA family protein; this translates as MNREPIRTDKAPPAIGPYSQGIKANGFIFTAGQIALKPDTGALVDGDVTVQTRQVMENLKAVLEAAGSSLDRVVKTTVYLRRMSDFAAMNQVYQEYLGNAVPARSTVAVAELPRGALVEIDVIALTG
- a CDS encoding LemA family protein → MSWVFWGLIFLVVGWVIWTYNGLVALQHQIQNAWKQLEVQLKRRYDLIPNLVESVKGYMSFEQETLEKVIEARSRAMASTGVKETAQAQSDLTQSLGRIFALMESYPELKSNENVLRLQEELTTTENRLAFARQYYNDLVMRFNLKQEVFPSNVVASFFRFRPSEFFNVPDDEKVVPRVNLTLPT
- a CDS encoding glycosyltransferase family 87 protein gives rise to the protein MRLYRLMLAGLLSASLTANLATLWVNLDRMAAGYGDFVIFYTGAEIVNDGRVAELFKVETQQAYQRKFDVPQFEWPLPFNHAPYELAIFLPLARLSYPVAHAVWSAFNVVLLLAIAFWLSPHLEPGYRLLFTALTAAFFPTMEALRMGQDSILSTALLVACFAALKRGRDAAAGVLLALGLYKPQLVLPFAGVFLVQRRWKTVAAFGVTGAVLAAVSLAAVGWQGALDLLSILRSMHDYSYIVNPRNMPNIRGLLEVALPAPALSGGTLVAASSLALYGGCLFFCRGTRDAAEPGFDLRFALAIVTTTLVTYHLYSHDLMPLVIALGIVSGEALAGRMTAPAARFGFLALLPIFYVPLVPSLLVRDRVFGWGAAPLLLLYGLLVSELAARERPLPRPR
- a CDS encoding zf-TFIIB domain-containing protein encodes the protein MIRCPECDAAMNPVTARANPGSLIELDQCPSCGGIWCDRWELFPVQPGEAERLETLDHELLRSRRPARRENLYCPRCTAPLASPADPLLGPDLRLRRCLRCDGIWLKRGQLSRYKRWQEKIREKKLPRDVDLKRLGRLADDPNAWVVTGTGGMFAYPRGRETEVAMSGLLREVLEALVRLIFQ
- a CDS encoding O-acetyl-ADP-ribose deacetylase; amino-acid sequence: MSEVRKFLGGRVVVKVGDITREAVDAIVNAANSSLMGGGGVDGAIHRAGGPEILAECREIRRTRFPDGLPTGQAVITTAGKMPAKHVIHTVGPVYGRGGEDKAELLAACYRNSLRLAADHGLKTVAFPAISTGIYGYPREEAAKVSSRAIEEFLRAEPAVREVRLVFFSPEDAAVFVANQAFTED
- a CDS encoding PPOX class F420-dependent oxidoreductase — translated: MADRIPDQFRDLFSKPAFAHLATIMKDGSPQVTPVWVDFDGTYVRVNTAKGRVKDRNMRRNKKVALSIQDPDNPYRYLAVRGEVAEITEQGADDHIDALTKKYLGKERYPYRQPGEVRVMYKIRPERVSTMG
- a CDS encoding HNH endonuclease — its product is MEPSSFLVEVTEEEVRRERRRARELRASQWWKRKRARGVCYHCGKKFPPRELTMDHLVPIIRGGKSTKGNVVPSCRRCNAARKYRLPFEEPGV